The window GTTACAATTTTCTGATATATaaatcatttctgcttcttgtgATCTCAAACATTGAGCAATATTCTTGTTTGTTATTCCATGGAAAAGTACTTAAGTCCAAGGTGTAAACTTTGGCATGGAAACAATCTTTAAAACAGCTGATTCATTTACAGTCTGTAGAGCAGAAGGGGTCGTCTCGCTTTTAAGACCGGTTCTCTCGATGAAGAAGGGAAGATCTGAGAAACGACACATAAGAAGCCAGCGTCATTGCACTGATAAAGTTGTTTCACATTTGCAACAACAGAAACACAGGTTTCCACCCACCTAAGAGATCGGCGACTGTCTTTCTCCATGTGGTTCTCGGGCCCTTCACTCTCATACGAGGCCAAATGCAGCTCTGCGAGGGTAAGACAAAGTTAGTTTCCTTTGCTCAGATCACACCTGGCACTTTAACTCAAACTGATGAATTGAAACTGACCGTCTTCATTGAAAACAGGTGTAGTGACAAGATACTGAAGGATCCGGCGATCTCTGTCAAACGGACATATGACCTGACGCCAAACCAGGAACTCGCTCACTTGCTTTGCAAGCTCCCAAAGTTTCTGTTAAGACAGACACCAAGATTAAGATACATGTGACGGGCTCTTACAGATCCAACAAAGACAAATAAAACTACAAGATGAAGAGTAAGATCACAGGGAAACCGCTGAGAGAAATGTGTTTCTCTTTTTAGCCACAAGGGGGAGACATTACACAACCTATGAAAGTCACTTCTCAGAGCCCAAACTTGGATTTTACTCTGAAACAAAACTGAACCAACCTCAAAGTTGATATGTCCGTTGGGAAGCCTGCTGGAACAGCCTTCATTCAGGAAGTAGATGTCTTTAATGAGGAGACTGAAGAAAGGGATCACAATCTGAAGGAGACATACATGTAAAATTCTAAATTAAAATCAATTTTCGTCCGCCTTGTTTGTAGATGATTTTCATTGGCTCATGTgtgtccagaggtgtcaaaagtattcacattcattactcaggtagaagtatagatactagagtttaaaaatactcctgtagaagttgaagtatcaactcaagttttttactcaagtaaaagtaaaaaagtactggtttcaaaactacttaaagtataaaagtaaaagtaatgtaagggggaaaaaagccattaaggacaaaagccattgaaaatgaatgcatcttagtataatgcaaatatattaaagaaccatatatgtgtactattgagcatcaacatgtgtttcagagagcagcagatatgatgactagttgcctataagtattgtaatggtgcaaaaagtcaaacttcagaggcatgttatcatttatcctaacctttattggaatgtacatccaagtttagttgcaggaatctgagggaacggatgtaagaacaaaactggacaagaacatctgaaacaaccacaaccaaattcactttatccggatggagcaatttaactggatagtttttttttaaaggccgaaatgaaatagagtaacgaggctgtttttaaaatgtaaggagtaaaaagtacagataattgcgtgaaaatttaaggagtaaaagtaaaaagtcgtctgaaaaataattactccagtgaagtatagataaccaaaatttctacttaagtaaggtaacaaagtatttgtacttcgttacttcaCACCTCTGTGTGTGTCCCCTCACCTTCTCCTGGCTGCTGTGTGCAGTCTCAGACCTCTGGGTGGCCCCACGGAGTGCAGTCCGGTAGTTACTGAAGTTACTAGAGGGGTCCATCTGGTGCTAAACCAGAGCACACAAAGGAGATGCCATGAACCACAAGCTCATGTGAGCACATACAGAGCAGAAAGCTTCAAAAATTGaaacacaaaacagcctctgGAAATGAAATCCGTACCTCCAAGATTTCAAACTTGTCCGTGTTGACTTTGCTCCAGGTTTTCCTCAGTCTAGCCACAGGGTTCATATTCATCCCAGCTGAAAGATAGAGGAAGCGTGAGCACACAGAGTATAGATTTATAGACCAAGACCCCAGACAGGGAACAGGCCCCGCTGCTACAGGGCTCCACTAACTCATTTTATACTTCCCTAAACTGATTAGTGCTCGCCTAAACTCCAGCTGGCGCTGCATTTGTTGGCTTTAGTCAATTTAGTGGCTTTGCTATAAAGAAATAACTGGAGATTAACTTAACTAGTGTGCTCTTTTTTACAGCAAGTAATAACAGGGATTTGTAGTTTTTAtcattgaattaaaaataatgttatAAATAtccataatgaatgaatgaatgaatgaatgaatgaaaaactttatttcgaacatgctaaaaaaaatatatatatatatatatttaaaccaaagaacaatagttaaataataatcataataaatacAGTAGGCTATAAtacaaatcataacaatcataaacaaaaacatgcctcactggcttttttttttttttttcctttttttgcatgctcgaaatggagcagggagaagttaaaaaacgtaatatatatatatatatatatatatatatatatatatatatatatatatatatatatatatatatatatatataatatacagttGTGACATATGTGAGGTGCTGCAAgatttcctttttcatttcatgtGTATTTTTAGGTGCTGTGGTTTCTCAGACAACAGCCGTTAAAATAAGGTAGGAACGTGTACTTGTCTCTGATTACCACTTTAATTGACATTTTTCCTCTGTATGTTTCAGACACTCACTGATGATGGCCATGAGAGAGTTGAAGTTGCCGATGTTGAAGCACTCCTGCGCCACATCGATGAAGAACTCTATGATCCGCGCTCTCTGCTTCTTCTTTTGAGGCTTTGTACGAGAGAATAAAACAAACCATTAGAActctttgtgtaaatatatgaataagCAGATACCCTTTAGTCTTTAGGACCAGTTTGACGAGTATGGGTAGTatagtatttgtgtgtgtgtttgtctgagaAGCTGAAGGCAGACAGTCATTGAATTCTAGCTTACCATGCAGATCTCTGTGGCCACCAGGAAGCTCAGCCTGTTGAACCAGTTCACGTACGCCTCCAGGTTAGTGGTTTTACGCTTCCGAAAGAAACCCTgcaacataaaacaaacaaagagattaaaaaagatgcttgtttagctttttcttttttaaactgttTCCGTGATTGAATCCCTAACAAGCTTTGTGAGGAAAGAGGATTGACAAACTGGACAAGAAGATTATCCAGTTTGTCAGCGGTGAGATAATTATTTATTGTGGCCAAAAGATGGTAATGCACAAGAAATTTAATACAATGttaatgtaaacaaaaaaataaaataaaaataaataataacaggTTAAAAAGGCCAAAACAATCTTGTGAATTTGAGAATACTGTTCATCTTTTTCATAAAATAAAGAACAAGTGGATTTCTGAGTGCTTTTTTTGAATTTGGGCTCATTATGATTTTCATATTTGACTATTTTATACAACAACACCAGACAGGATAATTATCTCTTGTAAAATACTGGTCATTTCGGAGGGGAATAACCtgcattttattaattttacgCTGTAAAATTGACAGATTTCCTTGAAGGTCTTGTAACAGAACACTTTCAGCTTGTGTGTTGAGTGAACAAACACAAATGCAGCTCTTCTGAATAGGGATCATCACTGAGGCCTGTTGCTGCTAATAAACATTAAACCAGCGAAAGCAGAGCTAAAGCTGCTTTTGTGGTGGAAGCCATGCGCTTTGTTTCATTATAATCTTCTACCTCTTATGTTGGACAGTTTACTGATGCTTCCTAAACATGTCACAAACACGCAGACAATTGAAAACAACTAAAAACTGAAAATCAAAATTACTGAAACCCTCTTTAATACAACCATTAACTTGATCTATAAGTGAGGTAAAATATGGCCGTATCTGCACAATAATTGCAATCTAATAACTAATGTTAAGCCAAATGAAAGGAAATGGCTACTGGTGCTGTATAATTTTCCTTGCTAATAGATTCTGACAGCGTTCACACCCACACAACCTCTGGCCTGCGCACTGTTGCTATTTTCTTCTGGGCCCTTTGGTTTTTCACAAGACGTGTGGTTTCTGTGTGGTGAACCTGTTTTCCAGAGGTCTCCTTGTATAAATAAACATTATAAAAGCTCTGTATAAATAAATTCGCCTTGGATGTGATGATGCAATCCCAGAGCGGTGCGGCTCTATTAAAAGCTTACACAACACTTGCAGCCCACTCCACTCCAAACTTCCCCTCTACACTTCAGGACCCCTTTCACTGACTCAACCTCTCTTTTTACAAAGTGGCTCTTATATAACGACGGCAGCCGTGGTGGGAACGGTGTTCCGAGCAGCCAGTGAAACCTTGTTCTCGTCAGCTGTGCCGGATGAAAGACGAGCCTTCGGCCGGCTTGCAGGACCACTTAGGATTGAAGGAACCTCTCAGATAtatatgcacacatgcacagccaggctttttttaatctgtgcttgagattttttttcaaaagctatgATAAAAATAGAGCAGAACCAGCTCTCTTCTATCTGGTAAGAGATTCATTCATGTGGTCCCTGAAGTAAATGAACTAGAATTAAAGTAAACCACAAATTACACTGGAAGCAGGCCCGGAGGACActtcaaattaaaataatatcaaATTACTTAAAAATAACTACAATATATGTTTTTCTGTGTCAGTGCTTTAATGCTGTATTACAAACAGTTCTTGCTGCTTTTATTCTCAAGCTGTCTTTATGTAGGCAAACAATATGCAGCAGAATGGACCTTTCATCATAAAAATCCACAAACTGCTACAAGTAAAAAGCAAATGAGAGCATGTGAAGCTATCATTATGTTCAATGTTGGAAAGACTTAAGGGATTGCtaaaaatttgaaatgaaaGCACACGCATGCCAAGTTTGAAATTGTACCTTATGGTTCTCCAGTGGATCCTTCATGGCGAATGTCTGGATGAACTCTTCGGGACCGATGAAGCTCAGTCTGTCCTGAAGGTGGAAACCAGGAAGAGAGGAGAGTCAGACAACAGCGGTGACACTAAGATTGCAATTCAGTTTATGAATACAAGTTTAAAAGTTCATTTTGTGACTCACACTGCCAGAGGAAAACAGAGCCTCTCAGTTTTAAACAACCTTCTGTCAGAAACACTACAGTAAAACAGCCCGCCCCAGGGTTTGTGGAGAAAACTATAAAATCCAGTAATGAGATTTTAACATGTAATTGAACTTTTACATCTTGGTTATGAAAGTCTGTCTATTTATATGACCAAAGTAATACATTTTGGTTGTGTAAAAGAAAAAGCCTAAAGGAGAGCACTTTTCATCAGACGCAGATACAGAACATCAACGGTCAGGGAGACTTagcactaggggtgtaacgatacactaatctcacgatacgatacgatatagcagtatttttttaacaaccttgaatgaggtagtcatgaggaaattgtcttttatttgaaagacacaaaatacaaaataatgctgtgcgtttgccctattgttacagtttgtaattctttataactgttttaaagagaaagccaggccaaacattttccacaaactgaactaaaagtaaatgtcaggtttgcattatgcatcttcagtttcatacaataaaaatattttgccacaaactgaagtttctctcatgtatgatttgacttttttcttttccagaaatttaacaactaaaattaaataaataaataaaagtaaataaatacatacaattttacatcataaaaaagattgactcatgctcaccttataagtgtaagaggagatttatttttgttaaggttattttggtaattcagggttcattatttaatagatatattctttatattctgatgtaaatcagggactataatgacactagtcagtttatctgtagttgttagtatgttttagattgggcggagtgatacagcactagatgctgtgttgatgttctaaaatcctacgctgttgagggacattaaagtacactggaactcagcagaagttgtctccgtttttatcctactcacgaccccaaaaaggtttaatttaataaggtaaggcttcactctacaccagacttacataagtaaaggttcagagctcaaaacgggaccgcaaaacgggactagtttcttctgagcggagtaagattttggtccgcgcggtccggccgcggtcggatgcgcgttactagtcaacacaatagattaatattaataacccaatatcgtgatacactttgtcacctccacgacacgtatcgtgacgtttttgtatcgcgaaatttcgtggcacgatatattgttacacccctacttagCCCCTATCCAACCTCCAAACATCTTACCAGTTCAATGTGCGTGAGCTGCTGGGCGAGGACGAAAGGGTCGTCACACAGGTTCAGAATGTCGCTGCGCTGAGCTGAAGCCTGCTTGCTCTTCAGGGAAGCGGGGCGCTCCTGTGCCACGGCGTTGAGAGCCGCCACTGCCTCCTCATACTGGCCCAGGGCCGATAGACGCTTGATAAGACGTTGGGTCATCTGCTGCATGGCTCGCCACGAGTACTGGAAATGCCACACGTGAAAATAGCAGAAATCAACAGAATGCAGCGAACCAGGAGTAAGATCTAGTTATCTCTGGTCTTGTGCTGCACCTTCAATAATTCAAAAGTATAGTATTAATTGCTTGAAATGAGACTTTGGTGCTGACCTCATCCCCTCGAGCCACGTGGTGCGTCATGTCCTTCAGGCAGCGCATCATCCGCTCATCCCTAAAATCATATGGAAATGTTTCCGTCCACTCCGTCAGCAGCTGGACCAGCTTTGGTGCCACCTCACGGAAACGGATCTGAAAAACGTTGCAGGGAGCATTTAGCTTCATTCTCAAAGCTCTTACACAGCTGAATCTGTCATTGGACAAAATCCCCAAAGACATCCACCGCTGTTTCTATGATTCAAgcttttatgatttgtttttttgatcTATTGTTAGTTTGGTAATGGGAGTGATGTTGTGTGGGAGCAGGCGAGAGTGAcggggagagaaaaaaatgacacctaCATGCatttgtgcttgtgtgtgtatgtaatcCACCCACCTTGTCCAGAAGGGCATCTCCAGACCTCTGCTGCTCCACACACAAGTGACAAACCCTCGTCATGAGCTCGTAGGGGTGCAAGAAGAGGCGTGAACTCAGCAGGAAAGTGAAGACATATGACCTCTGATGGTTGGGAAACAAAAGGCTTTTAGTTTAGCAGAAGAGACCACAGACGCACTCATCTTTTTCAGAATAAAGGCCATTCagaagtgcaaaataaaaacaacaaacacttACATCGGGGTAGTAGTCCACGGTAGGAACCAGGTGCTGGATCAGCGCCTCCAGAGACGCCGAAACCAaactgttgtcatggtaacacaTCTCCCCATAGCTGGTGGTGATCCCGTGTCCGTAAAGTCGAGCTTTGGCCGAAGCCGTGTTGCTGCGGCAGGACAGTTCACCGCTGCTCGTGTGGGGATGCGCTCGGCCCGGACAGGTCGTGCTGTGCTGGCGAGGGCTGTGAGGCGGCGGGGAGGAGTACGGGTTCTCTGTAACTGCACAGTTGCTGCTATAATGATGCTCCTTCGCAGTCATAGAGGAGACAGAAGCACTGCGATATGCGGTGTGAGGGTGCGGCACGTCGTAGGGGTTTTCTGCCGTGGAGTAGGAACCGTTGTAGACGTTGTCCCGTGATGGTTTCGGGGCAGTGTTGCTGCGGTACGGACTCTGAGGCTGctggtggttgttgttgttgtaagtAGTGCAGGAGTTGAACTTCCCAGCATACGGGGTTGTGGGAGGCATGATGATCTTTACAAGAGACAcattaaagaagaaaataacTATACATGCATGATTTCAATAAACAAAGGGgtgacagaaaaatgaaagaaaaaaaaacgtgtaGACATTTGGGCCAATTCAACAACTTCAAAACACCTGGGAAGGGATTtacaaaagagatgtacatACAGTagattaaggctagagaaatttggaatagttgtaataacaacctaaacatgtgtagttctatcttcgagtttaagaaaatgtttaaagaaaatactgtaaataaatataaaatactataattataaagtatactatcaaaaacattctagaatgtgacacatcaattttatatttcatctttacttatttttgtcttctttatctttgtttccacggagtaaaagctaatgtctcatacttatgctgatcataagaaaaaagggtaggcactatatattgtttttttttccttttcatcttgttctgcaaaaaagtgtgaacaagccgaaataaagattcctaacataacataacaaaaGTCTGTCAGAGTTTTTGGTATTTTGACAACGACTTAAATCTCCATCTAATGTGTAATTTCTTAATCTTCCCACAGGGGTTTCTACCAGTGACTAAGAAGGCCATGCGGAGAGCATGTGGTTCAGCCATTTTCATATGTAAACCACTCTGTGATGTCTTGTGCCAAATGCACAACGACACCTTCACTCTAGAAGAGACAGGATCACTTTGAACATCTCTTGGCTTAACCTGCAGTAACTCTCCCCCTCAGGGCATGAAGGCACGACGCCCCATATCCCAACAGCTTCTAGATCACTTACAAGCATGAGTCAATGCTTCAAGTTTGTCATCTAAATATATATCTCATGTCTCTTGTAGCTTGTCTCTTGTAGTATGGATCATTTGTCTGAGGCGCAAGGTTGAAATGTTGTACCACAGATGTTGTAAAGCTACACATCAGCTCAGATAATCAGAGTTTTGTTGGGTGGATTGAAAAGTCAAGTTAGCTATGGTGTACCAAGGTTTGAGTGGATCGTATGCGTTTGCATTTACTCATTTATGACCAGACAACAATGGACCAAGGAGGTTAGAAGTTTTAAGCATTCAATAAGAGAACCAATGGCTGATTGATTTCATGGAAAACCATGCCAACAGAAAGCTGAGAATGAGGAAATGTAAACTTTAAACAGTCATACTGTAGTTGAGTGTAACAAATGCAGCGGTGTGGGCACTGATTGCAGCCGtattgtgtctctcctttctccgaTGTCGTTCCCATGTTGCGTTCTCAGTTTATCCCCACCACGCTTCAGTAGGTTCCACAGTTAAACaatattattcattttaatttacagCTGAAAGGTGTTCAAAATATGTTATCTGTTTTTGACCCTTTCCGTTTTTAACATCTAAGCAGCAAACTCATACCTGCGTGTCCGGATTATGCAGTTCACTTAAGCTAGTCTGAGATCTGTCAGTCAGCTAAATTACTCAGTACGGGGACTACTTTTCAACTGTACATGCTTATAGATTATTTTCACCTCTCTGTGATGTGATAGATTCTTTATTCTGACTTTAAAGAACACCAAGAATAAACTGTTGAATGGATAAAATTGTTATCCCTTGAATGACATAAGTTTGGAAGTGCATAGTTTTCTTTTGCTCCAGAACCCTtacgttgtgtttttgttttcttgttcaAACAAAGATCCAAAACCCCAAACTCAGCTATGAACGTAACAGTTATCTCAGCTTCATAATTGGCATTAATTACACAAAAATGATACGTTCTCACTACAGTCTGTAATCCGGAGCTGATCCTGCTGTTGAAAACGCCACAGTGAAAAGACCATCCTTAAGTCAACATGAAGAGTCACAGTCACAGCTACAAATGTTTGCTGCTGCAATGTTGCTGATTTCCTGCTTTATGGTCTGTCAGCCCACCTCTTTTCCTGGGAATgcaatattatgaaaatatctGTTTGAGTAACTCTGCCACACAAAGCAGAGATTTACAAGTGTCTGAGAGAATAATCACAGTTAATCACATAATGTTACCCCTCCCCTGTTTATGCCTTTGTGATGTCAACATCAGAGCCATATCTCCTTGTGAAACACTTTCTCTCAAAAGCCCATTAGTTGGCAGAATTTCTACAAATCAACTTTTAAGCACTGATTTTCTTCCCCCATTGCCCTTACATAAGTGCATCTTGTGTTACATTCTTGAAACAAAGTTGTTGGCAGCTGTGCAGGGGGGGAACACCTCGACAGATGGGGGATCTCAAGTCAGCAATGATTTTCTGTCTTAATGGTTGACATAATTGGATCTGAGGTTGGTAAGCTGATCCCAGATCACTACCGTGGCGTGCTTTAACTCTGGAGCCATCTTTATCCTGCCACTGTCTGTCTTGGcaccacatgcacatgcacacacacacacacacacaccgcacaCACAGTGACACACACACTGAGCCAGAACACAAAAAGGTCCTGCAGACTTTCGTTTGTCCATCATAGCGCCAACAGAGGAGTGTCTGCCTCTGCCAATAtctttgacacacacacacacacacacacacacacacacacacacacacacacacacacacacacacacacacacacacacacacacacacacacactcacaccccTGTCCGCCATGGCGCCTAGCCCCATGCCGTTATAATCCAAACACACAtgccacacataaacacacaataGTAGGAGCGACCcccacacacacgtgtgtagcACGGCTCCTGGCATCCCGCCGACGTAAACCAGTCCAGCTCTGAACTCTGTGATCTCCGCCTGCTGTTCTCCTTCTACTCGGGTAAAAGATCACAGCCTCTTTACCttccttattttacaaaaaagcaGTCTGTTGTAACCGAGCTGAGATAAGAAATATTCCCCCTGGTATGAATGCCCTTCTTTCCTCTCACCCTACGTTTCTTTTCCCAGTAAAAGCGGAGCAAAACAAATCTGAAAACCTAAAACCAATCTTGGTTTTTCCAGACTGACTTCCTGAAAAGTTGACCCTTTGGATAGTTGTGGCTTCCAGGCTGCAGTGCTGAAATTGCACTCTTTCTAAATCATAGGTTGAACTCCGGT of the Cololabis saira isolate AMF1-May2022 chromosome 11, fColSai1.1, whole genome shotgun sequence genome contains:
- the LOC133455371 gene encoding ras-GEF domain-containing family member 1B-B-like, which translates into the protein MPPTTPYAGKFNSCTTYNNNNHQQPQSPYRSNTAPKPSRDNVYNGSYSTAENPYDVPHPHTAYRSASVSSMTAKEHHYSSNCAVTENPYSSPPPHSPRQHSTTCPGRAHPHTSSGELSCRSNTASAKARLYGHGITTSYGEMCYHDNSLVSASLEALIQHLVPTVDYYPDRSYVFTFLLSSRLFLHPYELMTRVCHLCVEQQRSGDALLDKIRFREVAPKLVQLLTEWTETFPYDFRDERMMRCLKDMTHHVARGDEYSWRAMQQMTQRLIKRLSALGQYEEAVAALNAVAQERPASLKSKQASAQRSDILNLCDDPFVLAQQLTHIELDRLSFIGPEEFIQTFAMKDPLENHKGFFRKRKTTNLEAYVNWFNRLSFLVATEICMPQKKKQRARIIEFFIDVAQECFNIGNFNSLMAIITGMNMNPVARLRKTWSKVNTDKFEILEHQMDPSSNFSNYRTALRGATQRSETAHSSQEKIVIPFFSLLIKDIYFLNEGCSSRLPNGHINFEKLWELAKQVSEFLVWRQVICPFDRDRRILQYLVTTPVFNEDELHLASYESEGPENHMEKDSRRSLRSSLLHRENRS